One bacterium DNA segment encodes these proteins:
- a CDS encoding DUF1972 domain-containing protein, giving the protein MSRNLKIAICGTRGIPARYGGFETFAEELSARLVEAGHTVRVYARSRYIPKDLRHYRGAQIIRLPAVYHKYLETISHSAFSFIHLLFDPVDVVLICNAANSPL; this is encoded by the coding sequence TTGAGTAGAAACCTAAAGATAGCAATCTGCGGCACACGAGGCATTCCTGCCCGCTACGGCGGATTCGAAACATTTGCTGAGGAATTAAGCGCTCGACTGGTTGAAGCGGGACACACAGTCAGGGTCTATGCACGGAGTCGCTACATACCAAAAGACCTACGACATTACCGTGGCGCACAGATTATCAGACTCCCAGCAGTTTATCATAAATACTTAGAAACAATCTCACACTCAGCTTTTAGTTTTATTCACCTACTATTTGATCCAGTTGATGTTGTTTTGATTTGCAATGCTGCTAATAGCCCTTTG
- a CDS encoding thioredoxin domain-containing protein, with the protein MKKTALIALGTFALFAQGALAIDQAEFNKAMDSYLAVDGNMEKIGSAFERYLQKRRTEEMKKQAQQEQNDMESQFKNPTKVDVGSSPVRGNPNAKITIVEFSDFQCPYCSRGASTMEQLLKDYPNDVKVAFKNLPLEFHDQAKPAAKAALAAKEQGKFWEMHDVLFQNQRELGKTAWEDLAKKVAGLDAAKFAADLKANDKKYDEMILADMKLAESLGVEGTPGFFVNGVQVRGARDANYFKGIIERWKKEGK; encoded by the coding sequence ATGAAAAAAACAGCATTAATTGCTCTAGGAACCTTCGCACTATTTGCGCAAGGCGCACTAGCAATTGACCAAGCAGAATTTAACAAAGCCATGGATTCTTATCTAGCTGTAGATGGAAACATGGAAAAAATCGGCTCTGCGTTTGAACGTTATCTACAAAAACGTCGCACTGAAGAAATGAAAAAACAAGCGCAGCAAGAGCAAAATGACATGGAGTCGCAATTTAAAAATCCGACGAAAGTCGACGTTGGTAGTTCTCCGGTCAGGGGAAATCCAAACGCTAAAATTACGATTGTCGAATTTTCAGATTTCCAATGCCCCTACTGCTCGCGCGGTGCTAGCACGATGGAGCAACTGCTTAAAGATTATCCGAATGATGTGAAAGTTGCATTCAAAAATTTACCTTTAGAGTTCCATGATCAAGCGAAGCCTGCGGCGAAAGCAGCGCTGGCAGCGAAGGAGCAGGGCAAATTCTGGGAGATGCATGACGTATTGTTTCAGAACCAGCGTGAGCTTGGAAAAACTGCCTGGGAAGATCTTGCTAAGAAAGTTGCTGGCTTAGATGCAGCAAAATTCGCTGCCGATCTTAAGGCAAACGACAAGAAGTATGATGAGATGATTCTTGCTGACATGAAGTTAGCTGAATCGCTTGGCGTTGAAGGAACTCCTGGGTTTTTTGTAAATGGAGTCCAAGTGCGTGGTGCTCGTGATGCTAACTACTTTAAAGGCATCATTGAACGCTGGAAGAAAGAGGGGAAATAG
- a CDS encoding transposase, producing MPRNPKCFFNNTAIELCSSIQEGLPLSVAAYLNVIIEGILAAASNQFQVTICHYLFMGNHFHLIAIVHNPEDIPRFMRYLKCELAHAINRLLGRRQRSVWLSGYDSLVILESNKLLERIAYLYLNPVEASLVDKASEYPGVSSYQALLNGGMTKICKKISRDSIPALPPRALSLDEQKELAKVLLESDGREYPLIVTPWALLQCFNSNASSESYTEELLKIIKDKEHGYRMNRKRQVIGAHALKLQPPSKIYKSERKGLKVICLASDVPLRRSFISWFKDHAQLARSAFSAWKNGDFSVKPPPGFFAPGGLLLASALLPFRLV from the coding sequence ATGCCACGTAATCCTAAGTGCTTTTTTAACAATACTGCAATTGAGTTATGCAGCAGCATCCAAGAGGGGCTGCCACTATCAGTTGCTGCATATCTAAATGTAATTATTGAAGGAATTCTTGCTGCTGCTAGCAATCAATTTCAAGTCACAATTTGCCACTATCTATTCATGGGCAATCATTTTCACTTAATTGCGATAGTGCATAATCCGGAGGATATTCCTCGATTTATGCGTTATCTTAAGTGCGAGCTTGCGCATGCGATTAATAGGTTACTGGGAAGAAGGCAAAGAAGTGTTTGGCTTTCAGGGTATGACTCTCTGGTGATCCTTGAATCAAATAAGCTACTTGAGCGCATAGCTTATCTTTATCTTAACCCAGTTGAGGCAAGTCTTGTAGATAAAGCTTCAGAATATCCAGGAGTCTCCAGTTACCAAGCATTACTCAACGGAGGAATGACTAAAATCTGTAAAAAAATCTCTAGAGACTCTATCCCCGCTTTGCCGCCTAGGGCTTTGAGTTTAGATGAGCAAAAAGAACTAGCTAAAGTTTTACTTGAATCTGACGGAAGGGAATACCCCCTTATTGTAACCCCCTGGGCATTACTCCAGTGTTTCAATTCTAATGCTTCTTCAGAATCGTATACAGAAGAGCTCCTGAAAATAATTAAGGACAAAGAGCATGGCTATCGAATGAATAGAAAACGCCAGGTTATTGGAGCTCATGCTTTGAAGCTTCAACCTCCTAGTAAAATATACAAATCTGAGCGCAAAGGTTTAAAAGTGATTTGCCTAGCTTCAGACGTCCCGCTAAGGAGATCTTTCATTTCTTGGTTTAAGGATCATGCGCAACTAGCTCGCTCGGCATTTAGTGCATGGAAAAATGGGGATTTTTCTGTCAAGCCTCCACCAGGCTTCTTTGCTCCTGGCGGGTTGTTGCTAGCTAGCGCATTGTTGCCTTTCCGACTAGTTTAG